A single genomic interval of Panthera tigris isolate Pti1 chromosome E3, P.tigris_Pti1_mat1.1, whole genome shotgun sequence harbors:
- the LOC122234611 gene encoding serine protease 29-like codes for MLWLLLLTPFFSGTCVVGSPASLPGNELVGIVGGNSAPQGKWPWQVSLKVYNYNWASWVHICGGSLIHPQWVLTAAHCIDRKDADPAAYRIHAGDVYLYGGRTLLNVTQVIVHPDYINAQLGADVALLQLSHSVKYTANVRPVKLPSALLEVTPEDECWVTGWGTVMVHQLLPPPYRLQQVAVSVVENAVCDQQYHDATSHHLAGRKIIQDDMLCAGTEGRDSCQGDSGGPLVCNTTGAWHLVGVVSWGDSCAVRNRPGVYARVQTYVPWITQQIGRGL; via the exons ATGCTGTGGCTATTGCTTCTGACCCCCTTCTTCTCGGGGACCTGCGTCGTGGGGAGCCCAG cctccctcccaggaAACGAGCTGGTGGGCATCGTCGGGGGCAACAGTGCCCCCCAGGGGAAGTGGCCATGGCAGGTCAGCCTGAAAGTCTACAATTATAACTGGGCCTCCTGGGTGCACATCTGCGGGGGCTCCCTCATCCACCCCCAGTGGGTGCTGACCGCTGCCCACTGCATCGACCG GAAGGACGCCGACCCGGCAGCCTACCGCATCCATGCCGGGGACGTGTACCTCTACGGCGGGAGGACGCTGCTGAATGTGACCCAAGTCATCGTCCACCCTGACTACATCAACGCCCAACTGGGTGCGGACGTGGCCCTGCTCCAGCTGTCACACTCTGTGAAATACACGGCTAACGTCAGGCCTGTCAAGCTCCCGTCGGCCCTGCTTGAAGTCACCCCAGAGGACGAGTGCTGGGTGACCGGCTGGGGCACCGTCATGGTGCACC AGTTGCTGCCTCCGCCCTACCGTCTGCAGCAGGTGGCGGTGAGCGTGGTGGAGAACGCCGTCTGTGACCAGCAGTACCACGACGCCACCAGCCACCACTTGGCGGGCAGGAAGATCATCCAGGACGACATGTTGTGTGCGGGGACCGAGGGCCGGGACTCCTGCCAG ggCGACTCCGGAGGCCCTCTGGTCTGCAACACGACGGGTGCTTGGCACTTGGTGGGAGTGGTCAGCTGGGGCGACAGCTGTGCCGTGAGAAACCGTCCCGGGGTCTATGCTCGCGTCCAGACGTACGTGCCCTGGATCACGCAGCAAATCGGGAGGGGCCTCTGA
- the LOC102962832 gene encoding serine protease 29-like: MEPGKMLWLLLLTPFFSGTCVVGSPASLPENDLVGIVGGHSAPQGKWPWQVSLKVYDYNWASWVHICGGSLIHPQWVLTAAHCLVRKDADPAAYRIHAGDVYLYGGRTLLNVTRVIIHPDYIYVHLGADVALLQLSDSVKYTANVRPVKLPSAPLEVTPEDECWVTGWGNIMMHQLLPPPYRLQQVAVSVVENAVCDQQYHNATSHHLAGRKIIQDDMLCAGTEGRDSCQGDSGGPLVCKTMGAWHLVGVVSWDQSCALSNCPGVYTRVETYVPWIMQQIGRGL; encoded by the exons ATGGAGCCTGGCAAG ATGCTGTGGCTGTTGCTTCTGACCCCCTTCTTCTCGGGGACCTGCGTCGTGGGGAGCCCAG CCTCCCTCCCTGAAAACGATTTGGTGGGCATCGTCGGGGGCCACAGTGCCCCCCAGGGGAAGTGGCCGTGGCAGGTCAGCCTGAAAGTCTACGATTATAACTGGGCCTCCTGGGTGCACATCTGCGGGGGCTCCCTCATCCACCCCCAGTGGGTGCTGACCGCCGCCCACTGCCTCGTCCG GAAGGACGCCGACCCGGCAGCCTACCGCATCCATGCCGGGGACGTGTACCTCTACGGGGGGAGGACGCTGCTGAATGTGACCCGCGTCATCATCCACCCCGACTACATCTACGTCCATCTGGGTGCGGACGTGGCCCTGCTCCAGCTGTCAGACTCTGTGAAATACACGGCTAACGTCAGGCCTGTCAAGCTCCCGTCGGCCCCGCTTGAGGTCACCCCAGAGGACGAGTGCTGGGTGACCGGCTGGGGCAACATCATGATGCATC AGTTGCTGCCTCCGCCCTACCGTCTGCAGCAGGTGGCGGTGAGCGTGGTGGAGAACGCCGTCTGTGACCAGCAGTACCACAACGCCACCAGCCACCACTTGGCGGGCAGGAAGATCATCCAGGACGACATGCTGTGTGCGGGGACTGAGGGCCGGGACTCCTGCCAG ggCGACTCCGGAGGCCCTCTGGTGTGCAAGACAATGGGTGCTTGGCACTTGGTGGGAGTGGTCAGCTGGGACCAGAGCTGTGCCCTGAGCAACTGTCCCGGGGTCTACACTCGCGTCGAGACGTACGTGCCTTGGATCATGCAGCAAATCGGGAGGGGCCTCTGA